One Dietzia sp. JS16-p6b genomic window carries:
- the hpt gene encoding hypoxanthine phosphoribosyltransferase — protein sequence MSTDKYADEIESVLIDTDAIRDRIAEMGAKIGERYRDSEQEVVLVAVLKGAAIFVSDFARALTIPSELEFMAVSSYGSSTSSSGVVRILKDLDRDIADRDVIIVEDIIDSGLTLSWLMRNLRTRNPRSLEIVTLLRKPDAVKADLDILEIGFDIPNEFVVGYGLDFAERYRDLPYIGRLHPRMYS from the coding sequence ATGAGCACGGACAAGTACGCCGACGAGATCGAGTCGGTGCTCATCGACACCGATGCGATCCGCGACCGGATCGCCGAGATGGGCGCGAAGATCGGGGAGCGCTACCGGGACTCCGAGCAGGAGGTCGTGCTGGTCGCCGTGCTCAAGGGCGCGGCGATCTTCGTCTCCGACTTCGCCCGCGCGCTGACCATCCCCTCCGAGTTGGAGTTCATGGCGGTCAGCTCCTACGGCTCCTCCACCAGCTCCTCGGGAGTGGTGCGGATCCTCAAGGACCTCGACCGTGACATCGCGGACCGCGACGTGATCATCGTCGAGGACATCATCGACTCGGGCCTGACCCTGTCGTGGCTGATGCGCAACCTGCGGACCCGCAACCCGCGCTCGCTGGAGATCGTCACCCTGCTGCGCAAGCCCGACGCGGTCAAGGCCGATCTGGACATCCTCGAGATCGGGTTCGACATCCCCAACGAGTTCGTGGTGGGCTACGGCCTGGACTTCGCCGAGCGCTACCGCGACCTGCCGTACATCGGCCGGCTGCACCCGCGCATGTACTCCTGA
- a CDS encoding NAD(P)/FAD-dependent oxidoreductase has translation MTRPPPPGASDNPPPDTVDALIVGGGPAGLSAATWLGRYRRSTLLVDAGGQRNLSAERIHGILGTGPATPDEFYADAHEGLRRYPTVRRLDGLVSELTRESDDRFVARIAPATTSDDGDGAPMSVTATRVILATGVRDRLPELDGIDRHYGVDVHHCPACDGLTAADQRVIVLGAGAHVPAYASELLDWASEVVIITESDSDPAFDDDQRAACAVHDIQVVDGVARELVGEPGALQGVRLADGTMITGSKVFFSYAHHPTNDLAKALGCRIDDEGGLSVNALQLTSVAGVYAAGDIVTGLQLVPIAVGTGAAAGVACATSLRGHSTAADVPDAAPPTRTFTRPDS, from the coding sequence ATGACCCGGCCACCTCCTCCCGGCGCGTCGGACAACCCGCCACCCGACACGGTCGACGCCCTCATCGTGGGCGGTGGACCGGCGGGGCTCTCCGCTGCGACATGGCTCGGCCGGTATCGACGTTCCACCCTGCTCGTCGACGCCGGAGGCCAACGCAACCTGTCCGCCGAGAGGATCCACGGCATTCTCGGCACAGGCCCGGCCACACCGGACGAGTTCTACGCCGACGCCCACGAAGGCCTGCGCCGCTATCCGACCGTGCGGAGACTCGACGGTCTCGTCTCGGAGCTGACCAGGGAATCCGACGATCGCTTCGTCGCCCGCATCGCACCGGCCACGACATCGGACGACGGGGACGGGGCCCCGATGTCCGTCACCGCCACGCGGGTCATCCTCGCCACCGGAGTGCGAGACCGGCTCCCCGAGCTCGACGGGATCGACCGACACTACGGTGTCGACGTCCACCACTGCCCCGCCTGCGACGGCCTCACCGCCGCAGATCAGCGGGTCATCGTGCTCGGCGCCGGTGCGCATGTACCCGCGTACGCCTCGGAACTACTGGACTGGGCGTCCGAGGTCGTGATCATCACCGAGAGCGACTCCGACCCGGCCTTCGACGACGATCAGCGCGCCGCCTGCGCCGTACACGACATCCAGGTGGTCGACGGCGTCGCCCGGGAACTGGTGGGCGAACCCGGTGCACTGCAGGGCGTGCGCCTGGCCGACGGCACCATGATCACCGGATCGAAGGTGTTCTTCTCCTACGCGCACCATCCGACGAACGACCTCGCGAAGGCCCTGGGCTGCCGGATCGACGACGAGGGCGGCCTCTCGGTCAACGCGTTGCAACTGACCAGCGTGGCCGGTGTGTACGCCGCCGGTGACATCGTGACCGGTCTGCAACTCGTCCCGATCGCCGTGGGCACCGGGGCCGCGGCTGGCGTGGCCTGCGCGACCTCGTTGCGGGGACACTCCACCGCGGCAGACGTCCCCGACGCGGCGCCCCCGACGCGGACCTTCACGCGGCCGGACAGCTAG
- a CDS encoding hemerythrin domain-containing protein, which yields MTSIADQTTTQLGGRLSVLSRQKLDHVTLDRLLHQLEHADAREERQVLLRVYRLVFPHAFAEEAVLWPVLRRVLPDGHDLTLEVEQEHQEVNELVVRLENLPADDPARPDLLARFVEVLRDDVRNEEDELLPRLQERLSHGRLTALGLAWEVVRRTAPTRAHPVVARRPPGNVAAALPLTVIDRLRDALETAALRRPALSASPLHRASARLSALAHAVEHLPLLRRGEDPTTRTENR from the coding sequence GTGACATCGATCGCCGACCAGACGACGACCCAGCTCGGCGGCCGCCTGAGTGTCCTGAGCCGCCAGAAGCTCGACCACGTCACACTGGACCGTCTCCTGCACCAACTCGAGCACGCCGATGCCCGGGAAGAACGACAGGTACTTCTCCGCGTGTACCGACTCGTGTTCCCCCACGCGTTCGCCGAGGAGGCCGTGCTGTGGCCCGTGCTTCGCCGGGTCCTCCCGGACGGGCACGACCTGACCCTCGAGGTGGAACAGGAGCATCAGGAGGTCAACGAGCTGGTCGTCCGACTTGAGAACCTGCCCGCGGATGATCCTGCGAGGCCCGACCTCCTGGCGCGGTTCGTCGAGGTGCTCCGCGACGACGTCCGCAACGAGGAGGACGAACTGCTGCCCCGGCTCCAGGAGCGCCTGAGCCACGGGCGACTCACCGCGCTCGGCCTGGCCTGGGAAGTGGTCCGCCGTACCGCCCCCACACGAGCTCACCCGGTCGTCGCGCGCCGCCCGCCGGGCAACGTCGCCGCAGCACTGCCGCTGACCGTCATCGATCGCCTGCGCGATGCCCTCGAGACCGCCGCGCTGCGCCGACCGGCGCTCTCCGCCTCGCCGCTTCACCGGGCCAGCGCCCGCCTCAGCGCACTCGCCCACGCCGTCGAGCACCTGCCGCTCCTACGCCGCGGGGAGGATCCCACCACCCGCACGGAGAACCGATGA
- a CDS encoding manganese catalase family protein produces MFYHKQKLQFQSKPEKPDAVYARKLQEVIGGQYGEITVAMQYSFQAWNAHIPGKYRDLLFSTATEEFGHVEMLATMVAQLLEKAPLGITDHAVQNDPAVAAVVGGTDVQHGILAGAGARPVDSMGNPWSGAFVTASGNLLADMYANVNAESQGRVAVARLYHMTDDPGIRELLSFLLARDTMHQNQWLAAISDLKAEGLEELPVPSNFPKSKEAGEHAYTLYNFSDGATAADGSWASGPTPDGHGEFSYSDEPLEGPPMPPPTHPDARFYGTTELPNTVEKVAGTVQDTLNKE; encoded by the coding sequence ATGTTTTATCACAAGCAGAAATTGCAATTTCAGTCAAAGCCCGAGAAGCCCGATGCGGTGTATGCACGCAAGCTCCAGGAGGTCATCGGCGGCCAGTACGGCGAGATCACCGTGGCCATGCAGTACAGCTTCCAGGCGTGGAACGCCCACATCCCCGGTAAGTACCGAGACCTGCTCTTCAGCACCGCGACCGAGGAGTTCGGCCACGTCGAGATGCTCGCGACGATGGTCGCCCAACTGCTCGAGAAGGCCCCACTGGGGATCACCGATCACGCCGTTCAGAACGATCCGGCGGTGGCAGCTGTGGTCGGCGGCACCGACGTCCAGCACGGCATCCTCGCCGGCGCCGGGGCCCGGCCCGTCGACTCGATGGGCAACCCCTGGTCCGGGGCGTTCGTCACCGCGAGCGGCAATCTCCTGGCGGACATGTACGCCAACGTCAACGCCGAGTCGCAGGGGCGCGTCGCAGTCGCCCGGCTCTACCACATGACCGACGACCCGGGCATCCGGGAGCTGCTGTCGTTCCTGCTCGCCCGCGACACGATGCACCAGAACCAGTGGCTCGCGGCGATCAGCGACCTCAAGGCCGAGGGCCTCGAGGAGTTGCCCGTGCCGTCGAACTTCCCCAAGTCCAAGGAGGCCGGAGAGCACGCGTACACGCTGTACAACTTCTCCGACGGGGCCACCGCCGCCGACGGTTCCTGGGCGTCCGGCCCCACGCCAGACGGCCACGGCGAGTTCTCGTACTCGGATGAACCGCTCGAAGGCCCGCCGATGCCGCCCCCGACCCATCCGGATGCCCGCTTCTACGGCACGACAGAGCTGCCGAACACCGTGGAAAAGGTGGCGGGCACCGTCCAGGACACGCTCAACAAGGAGTGA
- a CDS encoding YrhK family protein — translation MNATPHTSTPSTTASGSDWSLRLPLGDDEVVINDRYETLSIANDVLIALFFLVGSVLFLSDSTQTIGTWLFILGSVEFLARPAIRLARRIHLRRIGATTGSRGADHDY, via the coding sequence ATGAATGCCACTCCTCACACGAGCACCCCATCGACGACCGCCTCCGGATCCGACTGGTCACTGCGGCTTCCCCTCGGGGACGACGAGGTGGTCATCAACGATCGTTACGAGACACTGTCGATCGCCAACGACGTGCTCATAGCGCTGTTCTTCCTCGTCGGCAGCGTCCTGTTCCTCTCCGACTCCACCCAGACCATCGGCACCTGGCTGTTCATTCTCGGTTCAGTGGAGTTCTTGGCACGGCCCGCCATTCGTCTCGCACGCCGGATCCACCTCAGGCGGATCGGCGCGACCACGGGCAGCCGCGGCGCTGACCACGACTACTGA
- a CDS encoding acyl-CoA synthetase, whose amino-acid sequence MFPGTFAATTPDKPAVIRPATGEQVTYAELEARSAQFAHVLSGDWGLRPGDTIAVVSDNTLEMVEIYWAALRTGLYIAAINHHLTADESSYIIGDCGARALVVSAPVADHVDLSPDAHPGVEHRVVFGGTLDGFADYRALLADKPTDPPADQPRGHDFLYSSGTTGRPKGVRVDPPEGQIDEVPDVYTPVFSFLYAFDADSVYLCPAPLYHAAPLRFCGVVNSVGGTVILMDRFDAEESLRLIEEYRVTHSQWVPTMFVRMLKLPEETRQRYDLSSMTHAIHAAAPCPPEVKRRMIEWWGPVIHEYYSATEGMGITFINSQEALERPGSVGRDGLKGIAHICDEEGRELPIGEIGTIYWQQDEGTFSYHGDPDKTASVFHPEHSNWSTFGDVGYLDSDRFLYLTDRKAFTIISGGVNIYPQEIENALALHPAVDDVAVIGIPDEEMGERVHAVVVPAPDRAGDPGLADEILGSLRGHVSDFKIPRAVDFVDELPRTPTGKLVKRRILDRYTSGSPA is encoded by the coding sequence ATGTTCCCGGGAACCTTCGCCGCCACCACGCCCGACAAGCCCGCCGTGATCCGCCCCGCGACGGGCGAGCAGGTCACCTACGCCGAGCTCGAGGCCAGGTCGGCCCAGTTCGCGCACGTGCTGTCCGGCGACTGGGGGTTGCGCCCCGGTGACACCATCGCCGTGGTGTCGGACAACACCCTCGAGATGGTCGAGATCTACTGGGCCGCGTTGCGGACCGGGCTCTACATCGCGGCCATCAACCATCACCTCACGGCCGACGAGTCGTCCTACATCATCGGCGACTGCGGGGCCCGCGCCCTCGTCGTCTCCGCCCCGGTGGCCGACCACGTGGATCTGTCCCCGGACGCGCACCCGGGCGTCGAACATCGGGTGGTGTTCGGCGGAACACTCGACGGGTTCGCGGACTACCGTGCGCTGCTGGCCGACAAGCCCACCGATCCGCCCGCCGACCAGCCCCGTGGCCACGACTTCCTCTACTCCTCCGGCACCACCGGCCGACCCAAGGGCGTCCGCGTGGACCCGCCGGAGGGGCAGATCGACGAGGTGCCCGACGTCTACACCCCGGTGTTCAGCTTCCTCTACGCCTTCGACGCCGACAGCGTGTACCTGTGTCCCGCGCCGCTCTACCACGCGGCCCCGCTGAGGTTCTGCGGTGTGGTCAACTCGGTCGGCGGGACCGTGATCCTCATGGACCGCTTCGACGCCGAGGAGTCACTGCGCCTCATCGAGGAGTACCGCGTGACCCACTCGCAGTGGGTACCGACGATGTTCGTGCGCATGCTCAAGCTGCCCGAGGAGACGCGGCAGCGCTACGACCTGTCCAGCATGACCCACGCCATCCACGCCGCCGCGCCGTGTCCGCCCGAGGTCAAACGCCGGATGATCGAGTGGTGGGGACCGGTGATCCACGAGTACTACTCCGCCACCGAGGGGATGGGGATCACGTTCATCAACTCGCAGGAGGCACTCGAGCGGCCCGGATCGGTGGGGCGCGACGGGCTCAAGGGCATCGCGCACATCTGCGACGAGGAGGGCCGCGAGCTCCCCATCGGTGAGATCGGCACCATTTACTGGCAGCAGGACGAGGGCACCTTCTCCTACCACGGCGATCCGGACAAGACCGCGTCCGTCTTCCACCCCGAGCACTCGAACTGGTCCACCTTCGGCGACGTGGGATACCTGGATTCCGACCGCTTCCTCTACCTCACCGACCGCAAGGCGTTCACCATCATCTCCGGCGGGGTGAACATCTACCCGCAGGAGATCGAGAACGCCCTCGCACTGCACCCCGCGGTCGATGACGTCGCCGTGATCGGGATCCCCGACGAGGAGATGGGGGAGCGGGTCCACGCCGTGGTGGTGCCCGCCCCCGACCGCGCCGGCGACCCGGGCCTGGCTGACGAGATCCTCGGATCTCTCCGTGGCCACGTGTCGGACTTCAAGATCCCGCGCGCGGTGGACTTCGTCGACGAGCTGCCCCGCACCCCCACCGGGAAGCTGGTCAAGCGTCGGATCCTGGACCGCTACACCAGCGGGTCCCCGGCCTGA
- a CDS encoding sigma-70 family RNA polymerase sigma factor — MDLTEEFERERPRLTRIATRVLGDPAEAEDAVQQAWLRLARADVSAVDNLPGWLTTVVTRVCLDRLKAAVPAPGEPLDRPGVDPDPADEAVLADSVGSALHLVLDRLTPAERVALVLHDSFGVDFAAIAGILDCTPAAARKHASRARSKVRGPAGASSGASPGYQGTADWRVVDAFLAAARDGEFSRLLELLAPDVVVAGDPVAVGLGTPARIEGRDAVAEFFNGAAAAALPVFVHDRPGAAWFDRGVARVAFDFRVTGGMVTRIDFRARPEALETIDRRRDGDRR; from the coding sequence ATGGACCTGACCGAGGAGTTCGAGCGCGAGCGGCCCAGACTCACCCGCATCGCCACACGCGTCCTCGGTGATCCGGCCGAGGCCGAGGACGCGGTCCAACAGGCGTGGCTCCGACTGGCGAGGGCTGACGTCTCTGCCGTCGACAACCTGCCGGGATGGCTCACCACCGTGGTCACCAGGGTGTGCCTGGACCGTCTCAAGGCGGCGGTGCCGGCGCCCGGTGAACCGCTCGACCGTCCGGGAGTCGATCCCGACCCGGCCGACGAGGCTGTCCTGGCCGACTCGGTGGGATCGGCGCTTCACCTGGTGCTCGACCGGCTCACCCCGGCCGAGCGGGTGGCGTTGGTCCTGCACGATTCGTTCGGTGTCGACTTCGCCGCCATCGCCGGAATCCTGGACTGCACCCCGGCCGCCGCCCGCAAGCACGCCTCCAGGGCGCGGTCCAAGGTCCGGGGGCCGGCGGGTGCGTCCTCGGGCGCTTCGCCGGGGTATCAGGGCACAGCGGACTGGCGGGTGGTTGACGCCTTCCTCGCCGCCGCCCGCGACGGGGAGTTCTCCCGACTCCTCGAACTCCTCGCGCCGGACGTGGTGGTGGCGGGTGACCCGGTCGCCGTGGGCCTGGGGACCCCCGCGCGGATCGAGGGCCGCGATGCGGTGGCGGAGTTCTTCAACGGTGCCGCGGCCGCCGCTCTGCCGGTCTTCGTCCACGACCGACCGGGGGCGGCGTGGTTCGACCGCGGTGTCGCCCGGGTGGCCTTTGACTTCCGTGTCACGGGCGGCATGGTCACCCGCATCGACTTCCGGGCCCGACCCGAGGCACTGGAGACGATCGACCGCCGGCGGGACGGCGACAGGCGCTGA
- a CDS encoding DUF1059 domain-containing protein, translating into MKTMTCRDLGGPCDLAHSGETADDVINAQDAHLKELVKAGDEAHGPARKEMKGRWMRPRQALGWYNDVKKRFAELPED; encoded by the coding sequence ATGAAGACCATGACCTGCAGAGACCTCGGAGGCCCCTGCGACCTCGCCCATTCCGGAGAGACCGCGGACGATGTGATCAACGCCCAGGACGCCCACCTGAAGGAACTCGTCAAAGCGGGGGACGAGGCGCACGGGCCTGCGCGCAAGGAGATGAAGGGGCGGTGGATGCGGCCCCGTCAGGCCCTCGGGTGGTACAACGACGTCAAGAAGCGTTTCGCCGAGCTGCCGGAGGACTGA
- a CDS encoding amidase, protein MTTPTPSASRAAEDVRSGNGTATEALNSALDRITRLDPALRAFTTLLGEEGRSAAAAVDASDETGRSGLPLAGVPLAIKSTVTLDNPVITPLLAAGAIPVGITAAPQLCTWGMTDSEEHGITRNPLDESLSAGGSSGGSAAAVASGMVPLAVGDDGMGSLRIPAAACGIVTIKPGPGVVPTRLAGDNWGRLAESGPLARTVEDTALALSVMAGRPELASVGPVPGETRVGLSTTSPIRLGRDLVRIREPWTRAAREAADALRARDLVVVETSLPSPRDPVLYLARWTSAVARAAEEENLPLSAMERRTRHHALLGRTVFRRGGAGDGDTRWNRATEALRTEVERAMDTAGVDVWLTPALADLPPEATDWHQRSWGRSLWASMRFSPFTPLANVLGWPAMTVPCGRTATPAGRDLPTSVQLVGRPGSEPTLLSLAAAIESAGTIDSAG, encoded by the coding sequence GTGACCACCCCCACACCGTCCGCGTCCCGGGCCGCAGAGGACGTGCGTTCCGGTAACGGCACCGCTACCGAGGCGCTCAACTCGGCCCTGGACCGGATCACCCGTCTCGACCCGGCCCTCCGTGCCTTCACCACTCTGCTCGGCGAGGAAGGCAGATCGGCCGCGGCCGCCGTGGACGCCTCGGATGAGACCGGACGGTCCGGGCTGCCCCTGGCGGGGGTCCCCCTGGCCATCAAGAGCACGGTGACCCTCGACAACCCCGTGATCACCCCGCTTCTCGCGGCCGGCGCGATACCGGTGGGCATCACCGCCGCGCCCCAGCTGTGCACGTGGGGGATGACGGACTCGGAGGAGCACGGAATCACCCGCAATCCGCTCGACGAGTCCCTGTCCGCGGGCGGGTCGTCGGGGGGATCGGCCGCGGCGGTCGCCTCCGGCATGGTCCCGCTGGCGGTGGGTGACGACGGGATGGGGTCCCTACGGATCCCCGCCGCCGCCTGCGGCATCGTGACCATCAAGCCCGGTCCGGGGGTCGTCCCCACCCGGCTCGCCGGCGACAACTGGGGCCGGCTGGCGGAGTCGGGCCCCCTGGCCAGGACCGTCGAGGACACGGCGCTGGCCCTGTCGGTGATGGCCGGGCGACCCGAGTTGGCCTCCGTCGGACCCGTACCCGGTGAGACGCGGGTGGGCCTGTCCACGACGAGTCCGATCCGACTCGGGCGGGACCTCGTCCGGATCCGGGAGCCGTGGACCCGAGCGGCCCGGGAGGCCGCGGATGCGCTCCGGGCCCGCGATCTCGTCGTCGTCGAGACCTCCCTGCCGTCCCCCCGTGACCCGGTGCTCTACCTGGCGCGGTGGACCTCTGCGGTCGCGCGCGCGGCGGAGGAGGAGAACCTTCCACTGTCCGCGATGGAGCGCCGCACCCGGCACCACGCCCTGCTCGGTCGGACCGTGTTCCGCCGCGGTGGGGCGGGCGACGGGGACACGAGGTGGAACCGGGCGACCGAGGCTCTGCGGACCGAGGTCGAGCGCGCGATGGACACCGCCGGCGTCGACGTGTGGCTCACCCCGGCACTGGCCGACCTGCCGCCCGAGGCGACCGACTGGCACCAGCGATCCTGGGGGCGCTCACTGTGGGCGTCGATGAGGTTCTCGCCGTTCACCCCACTGGCCAACGTGCTGGGCTGGCCCGCGATGACCGTCCCCTGCGGTCGCACCGCGACCCCGGCCGGCCGGGACCTGCCGACCTCGGTCCAGCTCGTCGGTCGGCCCGGTTCCGAACCGACACTGCTCTCGTTGGCTGCTGCGATCGAGAGTGCTGGCACGATCGACAGTGCTGGCTGA
- the ftsH gene encoding ATP-dependent zinc metalloprotease FtsH: MERKSNTVFRNVAIAGVIILAIVGFSFFANDERGYTEVDTSVALAQIDAGNIREATIEDREQQLRLTLESPITPEEGADETDQVLAKYPEGAAEQIFDRIAAAEPENFDTTVTQQGFLTQMLSFLLPMLILFGLLFYFMSRMQGGKGGLFGVGKSRAVEFTKDMPQTTFADVAGEDEAVEELNEIKDFLQNPARYERLGAKIPRGVLLYGPPGTGKTLLARAVAGEAGVPFFSISGSDFVEMFVGVGASRVRDLFEKAKQNAPCIVFVDEIDAVGRHRGSGTGGGHDEREQTLNQLLVEMDGFSDRETVIMIAATNRPDVLDPALLRPGRFDRQVPVTNPDLRGRESILAVHSVGKPLAADVDMKSLARRTIGMSGADLANVLNEGALLAARMGRDEISTDILEEATDRVVGGPRRKHRVISEHEKKVTAYHESGHALAAWAMEDLEPVHKVTILARGRTGGHALVVPEDDKSLMTRADMIARIVMAMGGRAAEEYVFGEPTSGASSDIEQATRIARTMVAEYGMSSKLGAVKYGGEGGDPFLGRGGGAGSEYSPEVAKAIDDEVRRIIDAAHAEAWRVLESNRDVLDAIAAELLEKETLRQDDLERLFADVVKRPRITEFDDFSGRVPSTRPPVKTPGELAKERGEPWPPPVSDPFAMPVLPASRDAGDTGRDGNTGQDSGRGAVGETGLGRESVPAGASSSGPSGSPGIPAYGTPPPPGWSAPGWPPPSRSPGASRSAPPGAGRAPVTGPDGGAAPDGDRPQNGTYGPSGAETTRLPAAPAEPENPDADPGRAGDRDESPSGRSTRAWSAVDGDGRRSGSRRREDKEPGWRAPWERDD, from the coding sequence ATGGAACGCAAGAGCAACACCGTCTTCCGCAACGTGGCGATCGCGGGCGTCATCATCCTGGCGATCGTCGGGTTCTCGTTCTTCGCGAACGACGAACGGGGGTACACCGAGGTCGACACCTCGGTGGCGCTCGCCCAGATCGACGCGGGCAACATCCGGGAGGCGACGATCGAGGACCGGGAGCAGCAGCTCCGTCTCACCCTCGAGTCGCCCATCACCCCGGAGGAGGGTGCGGACGAGACCGACCAGGTGCTCGCCAAGTACCCGGAGGGAGCGGCGGAACAGATCTTCGACCGGATCGCCGCCGCCGAGCCGGAGAACTTCGACACCACGGTGACGCAGCAGGGGTTCCTCACCCAGATGCTGTCGTTCCTGCTGCCCATGCTCATCCTCTTCGGGCTGCTGTTCTACTTCATGTCCCGGATGCAGGGGGGCAAGGGTGGCCTGTTCGGCGTCGGCAAGTCGCGAGCCGTCGAGTTCACCAAGGACATGCCCCAGACCACCTTCGCCGACGTCGCGGGTGAGGACGAGGCGGTGGAGGAGCTCAACGAGATCAAGGACTTCCTCCAGAACCCGGCCCGCTACGAGCGGCTGGGCGCCAAGATCCCCCGCGGCGTCCTGCTCTACGGGCCGCCCGGGACGGGCAAGACCCTGCTGGCGCGCGCCGTGGCCGGTGAGGCCGGCGTCCCGTTCTTCTCGATCTCCGGCTCGGATTTCGTGGAGATGTTCGTGGGCGTGGGCGCCTCGCGAGTCCGCGACCTCTTCGAGAAGGCCAAGCAGAACGCGCCCTGCATCGTGTTCGTCGACGAGATCGACGCGGTCGGCCGGCACCGCGGCTCCGGGACGGGCGGCGGACACGACGAGCGCGAGCAGACCCTCAACCAGCTCCTCGTCGAGATGGACGGGTTCAGCGACCGCGAGACGGTCATCATGATCGCGGCGACGAACCGGCCCGACGTGCTCGATCCGGCCCTGCTGCGCCCCGGCCGGTTCGACCGCCAGGTGCCGGTGACCAACCCGGATCTGCGGGGGCGCGAGTCGATTCTCGCCGTCCACTCGGTGGGCAAGCCCCTGGCCGCCGATGTCGACATGAAGTCGCTGGCCCGGCGCACGATCGGCATGTCCGGCGCCGACCTGGCCAACGTACTCAACGAGGGCGCGTTGCTGGCGGCACGGATGGGGCGGGACGAGATCTCGACCGACATCCTGGAGGAGGCCACCGACCGGGTGGTGGGCGGTCCTCGTCGCAAGCACCGCGTGATCAGCGAACACGAGAAGAAGGTCACCGCCTACCACGAGTCAGGGCACGCCCTGGCCGCGTGGGCGATGGAGGATCTGGAGCCGGTCCACAAGGTCACGATCCTCGCGCGCGGCCGGACGGGTGGTCACGCCCTGGTCGTCCCGGAGGACGACAAGTCCCTCATGACCCGTGCGGACATGATCGCGCGGATCGTCATGGCCATGGGGGGCCGTGCGGCCGAGGAGTACGTCTTCGGCGAACCGACCTCCGGCGCGAGCTCCGACATCGAACAGGCCACCCGTATCGCCCGCACGATGGTCGCCGAGTACGGGATGAGTTCCAAGCTGGGCGCGGTCAAGTACGGCGGCGAGGGCGGGGACCCCTTCCTCGGACGCGGCGGCGGCGCGGGTTCCGAGTACTCCCCGGAGGTGGCCAAGGCGATCGACGACGAGGTCCGCAGGATCATCGACGCCGCACACGCCGAGGCGTGGCGGGTCCTCGAGTCCAACAGGGACGTCCTCGACGCGATCGCGGCGGAGCTGCTCGAGAAGGAGACACTCCGCCAGGACGACCTCGAGCGTCTGTTCGCGGATGTGGTCAAGCGTCCGAGGATCACGGAGTTCGACGACTTCTCCGGTCGTGTCCCGTCGACCCGGCCGCCCGTCAAGACCCCGGGTGAGCTGGCCAAGGAGCGCGGCGAGCCGTGGCCGCCACCGGTGAGCGACCCGTTCGCGATGCCCGTCCTGCCGGCCAGTCGGGACGCCGGGGACACCGGACGGGACGGGAACACCGGCCAGGACTCGGGCCGGGGCGCGGTGGGCGAGACCGGACTCGGGCGGGAGTCGGTCCCCGCAGGCGCCTCGTCGTCCGGACCATCCGGGTCGCCCGGGATCCCGGCGTACGGCACGCCACCGCCGCCCGGGTGGTCGGCGCCCGGTTGGCCCCCGCCGAGTAGGTCCCCGGGTGCGTCGCGGAGTGCGCCGCCCGGCGCGGGCCGGGCACCGGTCACGGGTCCGGACGGCGGGGCGGCACCCGACGGCGACCGGCCCCAGAACGGGACGTATGGTCCGAGCGGGGCCGAGACCACCCGGCTGCCGGCCGCGCCCGCCGAGCCGGAGAACCCGGACGCGGACCCCGGTCGCGCCGGCGACCGGGACGAGTCGCCGTCCGGCCGGTCGACCCGTGCGTGGTCGGCGGTGGACGGTGACGGGCGCCGGAGCGGGTCCCGCCGTCGCGAGGACAAGGAACCCGGGTGGCGGGCACCGTGGGAACGTGACGACTGA
- the folE gene encoding GTP cyclohydrolase I FolE — protein MTTPDHIPAADARSVSAGRVFDAERAESAVRELLIAVGEDPDREGLQDTPARVARAYREVFAGLYTEPADVLSRTFNEDHRELVLVRDIPIFSTCEHHLVPFHGVAHIGYIPGRSGAVTGLSKLARLVDLYAKRPQVQERLTSQVADALVDRLQPTGVLVVIECEHLCMSMRGIRKPGSVTTTSAVRGSMRSNASTRAEALGLLRGT, from the coding sequence ATGACGACCCCTGACCACATCCCCGCGGCAGACGCCCGGTCGGTGTCCGCCGGCCGGGTGTTCGATGCCGAGCGCGCCGAGTCGGCGGTCCGGGAACTGCTGATCGCCGTGGGCGAGGACCCGGATCGCGAGGGCCTCCAGGACACCCCGGCGCGCGTCGCACGGGCGTACCGGGAGGTGTTCGCGGGGCTGTACACCGAACCCGCGGACGTGTTGTCCAGGACGTTCAACGAGGACCACCGGGAGCTGGTCCTGGTGCGGGACATCCCCATCTTCTCGACCTGCGAGCACCACCTCGTCCCGTTCCACGGGGTCGCGCACATCGGGTACATCCCGGGGCGCTCGGGTGCGGTGACCGGGCTGAGCAAACTCGCCCGGCTCGTCGACCTCTACGCCAAGCGGCCGCAGGTGCAGGAACGACTGACCAGCCAGGTCGCCGACGCCCTGGTGGACAGGCTCCAGCCCACCGGGGTCCTCGTGGTGATCGAATGCGAACACCTGTGCATGAGCATGCGCGGAATCCGTAAGCCGGGTTCCGTCACCACCACCTCCGCGGTCCGGGGCAGCATGCGGTCCAACGCCTCCACCAGGGCGGAGGCACTCGGCCTCCTGCGGGGTACGTGA